CATTTTGATTGTGGTAGTGGCAGCTTTTTCGATAATCTCCACCCTGGTAATGCTGACCATGGAGAAGCGCTCCGACATCGGCATCTTGAAGACAATCGGTCTGACCCCGGCCAAGGTGCGCAAGATATTCGTGTTGAACGGTCTGACCATTGCCTCAGTCGGTGTGGTAGGCGGCTGGGCTTTGGCCTTGGCAGCAGCTTGGGTACAGAACAGCTACGAACTGATATCGTTGCCACCTGATATCTACTTTATCAGCTACCTGCCGATTGAAGCGCGGTGGTTTGACTTTTTGGCGTCCGGGGCGGTGGCTGGGTTCATCTGTTTTCTGGCGGCGCTATATCCGGCCACCCGGGCGGCGCGACTCTCGGTGGTCGACATTGTGAGGCAATAAGTCGATGTTTTTGAGTGCGAAACTAAACCTTTGCTGAAAAGTGGCGAAAATAGTAGTATAACCCGGGTTGGGTTAAAACATAGGACGGCAAACGCTTGAATATGGATGACAAAGATTTGATCCTGTCGGCTACCGACATACACAGGCAGTTCAACACAGCCAACGGCATCCTCCCGGTGTTAAAAGGGCTTTCGCTGGGTTTCCGCCGTAAATCGATGGCTGCCATGACGGGTGCATCCGGTGTCGGGAAGTCGACTTTGCTGCATATCCTGGGCGGATTGGATCGACCAACCCAGGGCAAGGTGGAAGTAGCCGGTGTCTCGCTGGTCGACAAAAGTGAAACAGAACTGGCTCAGTTTCGAAACGAAACAGTAGGCTTTGTGTTTCAGTTTCACTACTTGATGGACGACTTCACCGCCCTTGAGAATGTGATGATACCTTCTTTAGTGGCCAATCGAAAGCGAGGCGAGGCCAAAGCCAAGGCGGAACAACTTCTGACACTGGTGGGTTTAAGAGATAGAACAAGCCATCGCCCGAAGCAATTGTCGGGTGGTGAACAACAAAGAGTGGCGGTCGCTCGTGCTCTGGCCAATGATCCAAAGATTGTGCTGGCCGATGAACCGTCGGGTAATCTGGATACGTCCACCGGCCGCCGGCTTCACGACCTGCTTTTTGAGCTAAACGCAGAAAACGACACCACTTTTCTTATTGCAACGCACAACCGGGAACTCGCTGACCGATGCGACAGTGAGACACAGATTGTTGACGGTAAGGTTTTTGACCATATTACGCGCAGGTGATGAGTATGCTATGTCAGGACTGTAACAAGCGCGAAGCACATGTGCAGATCACGCAAATCGTGAACAATGACAAAACGATGCTGTCGCTTTGTAAGGACTGCGCGGCTGCCCGCGGCTTCCATTCCCCGCTGGAGAATGCACCTTTCCCGCTGGCCGAGATTCTCTCCGGGCTGGCCCAGAGCATTCCCAAGGCGGGCGCGCAGCTGCCGGTAAGCACGGTGTCATGTCCCAACTGCGGCCTGGCCTTCGATGAGTTCGCACGGCAGGGTCGGTTTGGATGCGGCGAGTGTTATAAGACATTTCGCGGTGATCTCGAAAAGATAATGAGGAAGATCCACGGCGCTTCTTTGCACCGGGGTAAAGCGCCGATTGTCGAAGCGCCCGTTACCGACTCAGGCGACGATAACGATCCGGCCATTCCCGTCAAAGAAGAAGAACGGCTTGAAGCCGAACTGAAAAAGGCGGTCGAGGCCGAAGATTTTGAGCGGGCGGCAGAAATCCGCGACAAGCTCAAAACGATGCGGGATTCCTTTTCGGTCGAAAGCTAACGTGAGGACATAGAGTGGAAACGATGTTTGAAG
Above is a window of Candidatus Zixiibacteriota bacterium DNA encoding:
- a CDS encoding ABC transporter ATP-binding protein, which produces MDDKDLILSATDIHRQFNTANGILPVLKGLSLGFRRKSMAAMTGASGVGKSTLLHILGGLDRPTQGKVEVAGVSLVDKSETELAQFRNETVGFVFQFHYLMDDFTALENVMIPSLVANRKRGEAKAKAEQLLTLVGLRDRTSHRPKQLSGGEQQRVAVARALANDPKIVLADEPSGNLDTSTGRRLHDLLFELNAENDTTFLIATHNRELADRCDSETQIVDGKVFDHITRR
- a CDS encoding UvrB/UvrC motif-containing protein; translation: MLCQDCNKREAHVQITQIVNNDKTMLSLCKDCAAARGFHSPLENAPFPLAEILSGLAQSIPKAGAQLPVSTVSCPNCGLAFDEFARQGRFGCGECYKTFRGDLEKIMRKIHGASLHRGKAPIVEAPVTDSGDDNDPAIPVKEEERLEAELKKAVEAEDFERAAEIRDKLKTMRDSFSVES